TCGCCCAGATGCTGCTTGGCGATCTTCGACAGCGAGTCACCCTTCTGCACGGTATAGGTGCCGCCGCTGACAACGTCTGCGGTGCTGTCCACCGAAGCGCTGACGCCGGAGAAGTCCGCCTTCGGCACCTGCTCGGCGGTACTGTCGACACTGCCACTGACGCCGGAGAAATCGGCTTTCTTCTCGGTACTCATCCACAACTCCCGTCTGCATGACTACGTGGTTCGCACGGTGCCATGGAGGTTGTTAAATGGGGATGGTGCAGATGTGAAGCCGCCCCCGGGGGCGGCTGAACAATCGGGGGAATGGACGCCCGGTAGTGCCGGCCGCTGGCCGGCTGTGCCAGGGGGATCCGGCCTTGGCCGATTGCCGGCCAGCGGCCGGCACAACGGGCAACCGCCTGCGGCGGTTACTGCCGCAGCTCGCGGTAGGTCGCAGCCGGGGCGGCAATGCCGGGGCTGGCCCGCCAGGGATTGATGTCCAGGCCACCACGGCGGGTATAGCGGGCCTCCACTTCCAGCCACTGCGGCTGGCAGCGGGCGGACACTTCGCTGAAGATCCGCTCAACGCACTGCTCGTGGAACTCGGCGTGCTCGCGGTAGCTGACCAGGTAGCGCAGCAGGCCGGCACGGTCGATCTTCGGCCCGCGGTAACGCAGGCTGACCGTCGCCCAGTCCGGCTGGCCGGTGACCGGGCAGTTGGACTTCAGCAGCGCCGAGACCAGGGTCTCCTCTACCACTTCATGCGCATCGGCGGTGAGGAAGTCCGCCTGCGGCGGACCGTAGCAGTCGATCTCCACATCCAGCCCGTCGACGGATTCACCGAGCGGCGTCTCGCGCAGGCCCGGCAGACCGAACTCGACCTGGACCGGCGCACCGGCGCAGGCTGACAGGTCAGCCACCAGACGCTCGCGCAGTGCCTCGGCGCTGTCGATGCGGGTGCTGTTGAGGGAGTTGAG
The sequence above is a segment of the Stenotrophomonas maltophilia genome. Coding sequences within it:
- a CDS encoding LysM peptidoglycan-binding domain-containing protein; amino-acid sequence: MSTEKKADFSGVSGSVDSTAEQVPKADFSGVSASVDSTADVVSGGTYTVQKGDSLSKIAKQHLGDANAWKKIFEANRDVLDDPDKIFPGQTLKLPPK
- the queF gene encoding NADPH-dependent 7-cyano-7-deazaguanine reductase QueF (Catalyzes the NADPH-dependent reduction of 7-cyano-7-deazaguanine (preQ0) to 7-aminomethyl-7-deazaguanine (preQ1) in queuosine biosynthesis) → MNTPQDSSLGREVSYPSQYDPGLLFPIPRSGARAEIGLDEAALPFVGHDRWHAFELSWLDPRGKPQVAVATVQVPCISPRLIESKSFKLYLNSLNSTRIDSAEALRERLVADLSACAGAPVQVEFGLPGLRETPLGESVDGLDVEIDCYGPPQADFLTADAHEVVEETLVSALLKSNCPVTGQPDWATVSLRYRGPKIDRAGLLRYLVSYREHAEFHEQCVERIFSEVSARCQPQWLEVEARYTRRGGLDINPWRASPGIAAPAATYRELRQ